The following are encoded in a window of Gramella sp. MT6 genomic DNA:
- a CDS encoding ferritin-like domain-containing protein, with product MSIIKLLDEFTSEKLTTKSSSRREMFSTLSSFGKKAAMAAVPFGMATNKASAATFFQENSAVDALQLALTLEYLEAEFYMKALDSGVLNGNQRAMDAYMQISKHEDAHVAFLKAGLEGAGATPVESPTFDFTAGGAFDPFNENGIGQETAYAQLLALAQAFEDTGVRAYKGQAGNLMGTAFLEPALQIHSVEARHASEIRQIRGLEGWITGSMRGDDMPEATQPVYDGEDNVTQGGVDVTTLTFADPIVGDVNAAVTQAFDEPITAEQATAIAGLFIVSDE from the coding sequence ATGAGTATTATAAAATTACTGGATGAATTTACATCCGAAAAATTGACTACGAAATCTAGTTCCAGAAGGGAAATGTTCTCTACTCTTTCTTCTTTCGGAAAAAAAGCGGCAATGGCGGCAGTTCCTTTTGGAATGGCTACAAACAAAGCCAGTGCTGCAACTTTCTTCCAGGAGAATTCAGCAGTAGATGCATTACAACTTGCACTGACCCTGGAATACCTGGAGGCCGAATTTTATATGAAGGCGTTAGATTCTGGAGTATTAAACGGAAATCAAAGGGCTATGGATGCTTACATGCAGATTTCCAAGCATGAGGATGCTCACGTGGCATTCCTTAAAGCGGGACTTGAAGGCGCTGGAGCAACTCCGGTTGAATCACCAACTTTTGACTTTACCGCAGGTGGTGCTTTTGATCCATTCAATGAAAACGGAATTGGTCAGGAAACAGCTTATGCGCAGTTACTTGCCTTAGCACAGGCTTTTGAAGATACCGGCGTTAGAGCCTATAAAGGGCAGGCTGGAAACTTAATGGGAACAGCCTTTTTAGAACCAGCACTACAGATACACTCAGTAGAAGCACGTCACGCCTCAGAAATCCGCCAGATTCGCGGACTTGAAGGTTGGATCACGGGATCTATGAGGGGAGATGATATGCCGGAAGCTACCCAGCCGGTTTATGACGGTGAAGACAACGTTACTCAAGGTGGAGTAGATGTTACCACATTAACTTTTGCAGATCCGATAGTAGGAGATGTGAACGCAGCGGTGACTCAGGCATTTGATGAGCCAATAACAGCTGAACAGGCTACAGCAATTGCTGGTCTTTTTATTGTTTCAGACGAGTAA
- a CDS encoding ferritin-like domain-containing protein: MKKPLVKVDVVESSSKKSKNNSRRKFIKMGGLGVAGASFLMYGCSEEEFNPGADPGMPEPQPNPNPGEEVFDLGSGDVGILNYAYALEQLEAAFYTQVRAGAYYAGAPQEEKDLFDDLYNHEVIHRDFFKAAITTAAGEENTLPDLEFDVSSIDFDDRTSVLETALLLEDTGVGAYNGAGDRIADATYLTLAGKIVSVEARHAAAIRSLIDPTGGYFAGDDIVNPDNGLDVATDPSAVLAAAGGFITTEFTANNLPEPMTGS; encoded by the coding sequence ATGAAAAAACCCTTAGTTAAGGTGGATGTTGTAGAATCATCTTCCAAAAAATCGAAAAATAATTCGCGAAGGAAGTTCATTAAAATGGGAGGGCTCGGAGTTGCCGGAGCCAGCTTTTTAATGTATGGATGTAGCGAGGAAGAGTTCAACCCCGGTGCAGATCCAGGTATGCCAGAACCGCAGCCTAATCCAAATCCAGGAGAGGAGGTTTTCGACCTTGGTAGCGGAGACGTGGGAATCCTTAATTATGCTTATGCTTTAGAGCAGCTGGAGGCTGCATTCTATACGCAGGTTCGAGCCGGAGCATATTATGCCGGCGCACCTCAGGAAGAAAAAGATCTTTTTGATGACTTGTATAACCACGAAGTTATCCATAGAGATTTCTTTAAAGCAGCGATCACTACTGCCGCTGGTGAAGAGAATACTTTACCAGACCTTGAGTTTGATGTTTCGTCAATAGATTTTGATGACAGGACTTCTGTTCTGGAAACTGCCCTGTTATTAGAGGATACTGGAGTTGGTGCTTATAATGGTGCAGGAGACCGTATCGCAGATGCAACTTACCTCACTCTTGCCGGAAAAATTGTTTCGGTAGAAGCAAGACATGCTGCAGCTATCAGATCTTTAATAGATCCAACCGGAGGATATTTTGCCGGAGACGATATTGTAAACCCAGATAATGGATTAGATGTGGCTACAGATCCTTCAGCTGTACTTGCTGCTGCGGGTGGATTTATAACAACAGAATTCACGGCCAACAACTTGCCGGAACCAATGACCGGATCCTAA
- a CDS encoding OstA-like protein, with the protein MKTYFISLFVLLTSLQVLAQKNQEINYDSDRTLKNEERYPGALILSKVNNQVYFDHDGIEVWCDNAVFYKSANFFKAYGNIRMQQGDSVSMTSNYAEYNGNTEFAFASGNVKMERPQTTLETDSLFFDRIKQQAYYRSGGKVTDTASVLTSRIGRYYMEEDKYSFINEVVVTNPEYTINSEQLDFYSESGHAYLYGPSTIESETSTVYCERGFYDTRADNGYFVKNSQINYDNRILKGDSLYFNRQNSFASATNNIKVIDTINDSRVTGHYAEVYRDKDSVFITKKALAASLQDRDTLFIHSDTIMITGKPEKRIIRGYYDVRIFKEDRLGENPMSGRSDSIFSDQQSGLTKLINISSMGNGKPVLWSGENQMTGDSIHLQSNTKTEQLDSLLVFDNAFLIQKDSIEGYNQLKGMELVGYFTDNSLNKVVIDKNTETLNYMRNNDNELIGINKTLASSVEILFVDQQIEDIYYYNQVDGKLTPEEDFPPNARQLQGFNWRGEQRILSKEGLFEGEPEPTLPKIKGIELPEEPEEFFDEREEDDLLLDENSRLNPSVLKNRETDSLKFKNKVLPDSLKKDIKEKDSIKDVIEQEK; encoded by the coding sequence TTGAAAACTTATTTTATTTCATTATTTGTTCTCCTAACTTCATTACAGGTTTTAGCTCAAAAAAATCAGGAGATTAATTATGATTCAGACCGAACTTTAAAGAATGAGGAAAGATATCCGGGAGCCCTTATCTTGAGTAAAGTAAATAACCAGGTATATTTTGATCATGACGGAATAGAAGTTTGGTGTGACAATGCGGTTTTTTATAAAAGTGCCAATTTCTTCAAAGCTTACGGTAATATTAGAATGCAGCAAGGTGATAGCGTTAGCATGACCAGCAATTATGCTGAATACAATGGAAATACTGAATTTGCTTTTGCCAGTGGCAATGTAAAAATGGAAAGGCCACAAACAACCCTTGAAACCGACAGTCTTTTCTTTGACCGGATCAAACAACAGGCTTATTACCGTAGCGGTGGAAAAGTTACCGATACTGCCAGTGTACTTACCAGTAGAATTGGCCGGTATTATATGGAAGAAGATAAATACAGTTTTATCAATGAGGTAGTTGTAACAAACCCGGAATACACTATCAACTCTGAACAACTGGATTTTTATTCAGAAAGCGGACATGCCTATCTATATGGGCCTTCGACGATTGAAAGTGAAACTAGCACCGTTTATTGTGAAAGAGGTTTTTATGACACCAGGGCAGATAACGGGTACTTCGTTAAGAATTCCCAGATTAATTATGACAACAGGATCCTTAAAGGCGACAGTCTCTACTTTAACAGGCAGAATAGTTTTGCTTCGGCCACCAATAATATTAAAGTTATAGATACTATAAATGACAGCCGGGTTACGGGTCATTATGCCGAAGTGTATCGTGATAAGGATTCGGTCTTCATTACGAAAAAAGCATTGGCAGCCAGTCTGCAGGACAGGGACACTCTTTTTATTCATAGTGACACTATCATGATCACGGGGAAACCCGAGAAGCGAATTATCAGAGGTTATTACGATGTTAGGATTTTCAAGGAAGACAGGCTTGGTGAGAATCCGATGAGTGGAAGAAGTGATTCGATATTTTCAGATCAGCAATCGGGACTTACAAAATTGATCAACATTAGCAGCATGGGAAATGGAAAGCCGGTGCTATGGTCTGGTGAAAACCAAATGACCGGTGACAGTATTCATCTTCAGAGCAATACCAAAACAGAACAACTCGATTCCCTGCTGGTTTTTGATAACGCATTTTTGATTCAGAAAGATAGCATTGAAGGATATAACCAGCTTAAAGGGATGGAACTCGTAGGTTATTTTACCGATAACAGCCTGAACAAAGTGGTTATCGATAAAAATACCGAAACTCTGAATTATATGCGGAATAACGACAATGAACTCATTGGTATTAACAAGACCCTGGCCAGTTCAGTTGAAATTTTGTTTGTAGATCAGCAAATTGAAGATATCTACTATTATAACCAGGTTGATGGAAAACTTACTCCGGAGGAAGATTTTCCTCCCAACGCCCGTCAACTACAAGGTTTTAATTGGCGTGGAGAACAGCGTATCCTTAGCAAGGAAGGCCTTTTTGAAGGAGAACCCGAACCTACTCTCCCCAAGATCAAGGGAATCGAACTACCAGAGGAACCCGAAGAATTCTTTGATGAAAGAGAGGAAGATGATCTATTGCTAGATGAAAATTCGAGATTAAATCCCAGTGTTCTAAAAAATAGAGAAACCGATAGTTTAAAGTTCAAAAACAAAGTATTGCCAGATTCACTGAAAAAAGACATTAAGGAAAAAGATAGTATTAAAGACGTTATTGAACAGGAGAAGTAG
- a CDS encoding aspartate aminotransferase family protein, with amino-acid sequence MKEDFLKYQAQTTPHPLALEVSHAKGSYITTADGKQHLDFVAGVSACSLGHSHPAVVKAIKDQADKYLHVMVYGEYAQKPAVDLTKLLAKHLPDPLEKTYLVNSGTEAIEGAMKLARRATGRSEIIAAKSAYHGNTMGSLSLMDFEERVKPFRPLIGDISFIEFNNKKELSKITSRTAAVILETIQGGAGFIMPKNDYLKKVKTRCEEVGALLILDEIQPGFGRTGKLFGFENFGVVPDIVVLGKGMGGGLPIGAFSASEKLMDLLMDNPKLGHITTFGGNPLIAAAALATLQELTETDLIQQSLEKEDLIRKNLQHPLIEEIRGKGLMLALILKSAEIADKLILQAKEKELILFWLLFEKRAARLTPPLTISKEEILKGCGIIVDILNEIEKNEKDC; translated from the coding sequence TTGAAAGAAGATTTTTTAAAATACCAGGCGCAAACAACGCCGCACCCACTTGCTTTGGAAGTTTCTCATGCAAAAGGATCTTATATAACCACCGCAGACGGGAAGCAACATCTGGATTTCGTTGCCGGGGTTTCGGCCTGCAGTTTAGGCCATTCCCATCCGGCAGTTGTAAAGGCAATTAAAGACCAGGCAGATAAATACCTTCACGTGATGGTCTATGGGGAGTATGCCCAGAAACCTGCGGTAGACCTTACCAAATTGCTTGCAAAACATTTACCAGATCCACTTGAGAAGACCTATCTGGTAAATTCTGGCACTGAGGCGATTGAAGGCGCTATGAAACTTGCCAGAAGGGCTACTGGAAGAAGCGAGATCATCGCCGCTAAAAGCGCATATCACGGGAATACCATGGGATCTCTGAGCCTGATGGATTTTGAGGAAAGGGTAAAACCATTCAGACCTCTTATTGGTGATATTTCCTTTATCGAATTCAACAACAAAAAAGAGCTATCTAAAATCACTTCCAGAACAGCCGCTGTGATACTTGAAACCATCCAGGGCGGTGCAGGATTTATAATGCCAAAAAACGACTATCTCAAAAAGGTTAAAACTAGATGTGAAGAAGTTGGTGCATTACTTATACTCGATGAAATCCAGCCGGGATTTGGTAGAACCGGTAAACTTTTCGGATTTGAAAACTTTGGGGTGGTTCCAGATATAGTCGTTCTTGGAAAAGGAATGGGCGGCGGACTACCAATCGGAGCATTTTCAGCTTCAGAAAAACTAATGGACCTGCTCATGGACAATCCTAAATTAGGGCATATAACAACTTTTGGTGGAAATCCTTTAATTGCTGCTGCTGCTTTAGCAACCCTTCAGGAATTGACCGAAACAGATCTAATTCAGCAAAGCCTCGAAAAGGAAGATTTAATCAGAAAAAACTTACAGCACCCTCTAATTGAAGAAATTAGAGGAAAAGGATTAATGCTGGCTTTAATTTTAAAATCTGCCGAAATTGCCGATAAACTTATACTTCAGGCAAAAGAAAAAGAACTAATTCTCTTCTGGCTATTGTTCGAGAAACGGGCTGCAAGGCTCACTCCGCCACTAACCATCTCTAAGGAAGAAATTTTGAAAGGTTGTGGCATTATTGTTGACATACTCAATGAGATTGAAAAGAATGAAAAGGACTGTTAA
- a CDS encoding tetratricopeptide repeat protein, with amino-acid sequence MQLSHNEEDNFSLARFESMLKTNDVLFFDSNEFENIINHYLENGKISLAKKAVKMGLAQHPASVNLRLYKVEILVFEDKLDLADGILNELKELETSNEEIYIQKAQIYSKRDMHTEAIKMLQSALEITLEDAEIFSLIGMEYLFLEDFENAKYSFMKCLEADEEDYSALYNIMYCFDFLEQKTEAIDYLNLYLNKNPYCEVAWHQVGKQYFDLKEYNKALAAFDFAIISDDRFVGAYLEKGKVLEKLKRYNEAIENYNITLELDDPTSFAYLRIGKCFEKLGCDDFALKNYKQTVHEDPLLDKGWIAITDFYIKKLNFQKALYYINKAINIDEENVLYWKRYAKINRRLNFYEEAEQGYKKSLELGNYELETWIRRCDILIGLGEYETAISSMLQALEFYPNTAEIEYRLAGLFFCTNKGEKGYFHLNNALKIDSEYYIIIEELFPNIFERKSVKQIINSFVKLS; translated from the coding sequence ATGCAATTAAGCCATAACGAAGAAGATAATTTCTCACTTGCTCGCTTCGAATCAATGCTTAAGACTAACGATGTTTTATTCTTTGACTCAAATGAGTTTGAAAATATTATCAATCACTACCTGGAGAACGGTAAGATCTCTCTTGCCAAAAAGGCGGTGAAGATGGGTCTTGCCCAACATCCGGCTTCAGTGAACCTGAGATTGTATAAAGTAGAGATCCTGGTTTTTGAAGATAAACTTGATCTTGCCGACGGGATTCTGAACGAACTCAAGGAGCTTGAAACTTCTAATGAGGAGATCTACATTCAAAAAGCACAGATATATTCAAAAAGGGATATGCACACTGAAGCGATAAAAATGCTGCAGTCTGCCCTTGAAATAACTCTGGAAGATGCTGAAATATTTTCACTTATCGGAATGGAATACCTATTCCTTGAAGATTTTGAAAATGCCAAGTACAGCTTTATGAAATGTCTGGAAGCAGATGAAGAAGATTACTCTGCTCTTTACAACATCATGTATTGTTTCGATTTTCTAGAACAGAAAACCGAGGCAATTGATTATCTGAACCTGTACCTGAACAAAAATCCATATTGCGAAGTGGCCTGGCACCAGGTTGGTAAGCAATATTTTGACCTTAAAGAATACAATAAGGCTTTGGCCGCTTTTGATTTTGCTATCATCAGTGACGATAGATTCGTAGGTGCTTACCTTGAAAAAGGAAAAGTGCTCGAAAAATTAAAGCGTTATAATGAAGCCATAGAAAATTATAATATCACCCTGGAACTTGATGATCCTACCTCCTTCGCCTACCTGAGAATAGGTAAGTGTTTTGAAAAACTGGGTTGTGATGATTTTGCTCTAAAAAATTATAAGCAAACAGTTCATGAAGATCCATTGCTGGATAAAGGCTGGATCGCGATCACAGATTTCTATATCAAGAAACTGAATTTCCAGAAGGCATTATATTATATCAATAAGGCAATAAATATTGATGAAGAAAATGTCCTTTACTGGAAGCGCTACGCTAAAATCAACAGAAGGCTTAATTTCTATGAAGAAGCTGAACAGGGTTATAAGAAAAGCCTGGAACTAGGTAACTATGAACTTGAAACCTGGATCAGAAGATGTGATATTTTAATAGGTCTGGGCGAATACGAAACTGCCATTAGCAGTATGCTACAGGCCTTGGAATTCTATCCAAATACCGCCGAAATTGAGTATCGTCTGGCTGGTCTTTTCTTTTGCACTAATAAAGGCGAAAAAGGCTATTTTCATTTGAATAATGCTCTTAAGATAGATTCAGAATACTATATCATAATCGAAGAGTTATTCCCTAATATTTTTGAGCGTAAAAGCGTAAAACAAATTATAAATTCCTTCGTAAAGCTCTCTTAG
- a CDS encoding DUF368 domain-containing protein produces the protein MQRSFLDYLKVTFKGMAMGAADVVPGVSGGTIAFISGIYEELISTISGVNPALFVIWKEDGFRAMWKKLNGNFIIALFTGILISIFTVMRLANYLLENHPILIWSFFFGLVVASIWFVAKQIPKWNYTVILALLIGAAIAFYIVSLPPLSPNSSYLFLFFAGAVAVCAMILPGISGAFILVLLGAYKSVTEAAHDFDVKTLGIVGLGAIFGLLTFSKVLKWLFVHYSSITLAVLTGFIAGSLNKIWPWKEVLETAIYGDKEVVLRDASVLPWNYDGDPQTLWSVLLMLAGFLLIVILEVVANKNPEIPDATN, from the coding sequence ATGCAACGAAGTTTTTTGGATTACCTGAAGGTCACTTTTAAAGGAATGGCTATGGGTGCTGCAGATGTGGTGCCGGGAGTCTCTGGAGGAACGATCGCTTTTATCTCAGGTATCTATGAAGAATTAATATCTACTATTAGCGGGGTAAATCCTGCCTTGTTTGTAATCTGGAAAGAAGATGGTTTCAGGGCCATGTGGAAAAAACTGAATGGTAATTTCATTATAGCCCTTTTCACCGGTATCCTTATCAGTATCTTTACCGTGATGCGACTGGCCAATTATTTATTGGAAAACCATCCTATACTTATCTGGTCCTTCTTTTTTGGACTTGTAGTTGCCAGTATCTGGTTTGTGGCCAAGCAGATCCCAAAATGGAATTATACAGTAATCCTGGCGCTGCTCATAGGAGCTGCCATAGCTTTTTATATTGTAAGCCTCCCTCCTCTTTCACCCAACTCCAGTTACCTGTTCCTGTTTTTTGCAGGTGCCGTTGCAGTTTGCGCAATGATCTTGCCTGGAATTTCCGGTGCTTTTATTCTGGTGCTTCTGGGCGCTTATAAATCAGTGACTGAAGCTGCGCACGATTTTGATGTTAAGACCCTTGGAATTGTTGGGCTTGGAGCCATATTTGGCCTGCTAACCTTTTCTAAAGTCTTAAAATGGCTTTTTGTGCATTATAGCAGTATCACACTGGCAGTACTTACCGGGTTTATTGCCGGATCCCTTAACAAAATATGGCCATGGAAAGAAGTGCTGGAAACCGCGATATATGGTGATAAGGAAGTAGTACTACGTGACGCTTCTGTTCTACCATGGAACTATGACGGAGATCCTCAAACGCTATGGTCTGTCTTATTGATGCTGGCAGGATTTCTATTGATCGTTATCCTTGAAGTGGTTGCCAATAAAAATCCCGAAATTCCAGATGCAACAAACTAG
- a CDS encoding DUF368 domain-containing protein → MQQTRTITDKILLVLKGLAMGAANKVPGVSGGVVAFVAGFYEEFIYSLQKINLKAFKLLISGRFNSLYRYVNGKFLGLLILGMLISYFSVSKILDYLIVHYELYVWASFFGMIIGSIYYISKDFGEWDRNSVIFAILGIIGGIGISFLEPARENDNLWFVFVCGMISVSGMTLPGLSGSFILILLGNYVLLLVDSVNALYDTIAEVILLDFSFIDNSERLRMLQVLLVFAAGSLAGLVSLSHLLGYVLKKRKKETFAVIIGFITGSLGVVWPWKEKIFKLNENGEPLIDREGNKIIDNYDRYLPQIDLSETWLAIFFIVIGIFIVLGLAWYENRNSRK, encoded by the coding sequence ATGCAACAAACTAGAACGATTACCGATAAGATCCTTCTTGTGCTTAAGGGTCTTGCCATGGGTGCCGCGAATAAAGTTCCCGGTGTTTCTGGTGGTGTGGTGGCGTTCGTTGCTGGCTTTTACGAGGAGTTTATCTATTCTCTACAGAAGATAAATCTTAAAGCCTTCAAACTTTTAATTTCAGGCAGATTCAACAGCCTTTACAGATATGTAAATGGTAAATTTCTAGGACTATTGATCCTGGGAATGCTCATTAGCTATTTTAGTGTTTCCAAGATCCTGGATTACCTTATTGTTCATTATGAACTATATGTTTGGGCTTCTTTCTTCGGAATGATCATTGGCTCTATCTATTACATTAGTAAAGATTTTGGTGAATGGGACCGTAATTCGGTCATTTTTGCAATTCTCGGGATCATAGGTGGGATTGGTATAAGTTTTCTTGAACCTGCGCGGGAAAATGATAATCTCTGGTTTGTATTCGTCTGCGGAATGATAAGTGTTTCCGGAATGACGCTTCCAGGCCTCTCGGGTAGCTTTATTTTGATCCTCCTCGGTAATTATGTTTTGTTGCTGGTAGACTCGGTCAATGCCCTTTATGACACTATTGCTGAAGTAATTCTCCTAGACTTCAGTTTTATCGATAATTCGGAAAGATTAAGAATGCTGCAGGTATTACTGGTATTTGCCGCAGGATCTTTAGCAGGACTGGTCTCTCTTTCCCATCTACTTGGTTATGTTCTGAAAAAAAGAAAGAAGGAAACCTTTGCCGTAATTATTGGTTTTATTACCGGTTCCCTGGGCGTGGTATGGCCTTGGAAAGAAAAGATCTTTAAACTGAATGAGAACGGTGAGCCTCTAATAGACAGAGAAGGCAATAAAATAATCGACAACTATGACCGCTATCTGCCACAAATAGACCTTTCAGAAACCTGGCTGGCAATATTCTTTATTGTTATCGGAATCTTTATAGTTTTAGGACTGGCATGGTACGAAAACCGAAATTCCAGAAAATGA
- a CDS encoding shikimate dehydrogenase yields the protein MRTFGLIGKNIDYSFSRKYFSEKFSKENLKDQYVNFDIASIEEFLGILENNEITGLNVTIPYKEAIIPYLDKLDPHSNKIQAVNTIKFEHDGTITGYNTDYWGFLNALKPHLKPQHTNALILGTGGASKAIAYALELLDINYKFVSRKPEKEQFSYSDLDKDILDSYTLIINCTPLGTHPKVEACPDLPFQFISKQHLVFDLIYNPSETRLMKLSSEKGALTLNGLEMLKLQAEKAWNIWNS from the coding sequence ATGAGAACCTTTGGCCTTATTGGAAAAAATATAGATTATTCATTCTCCAGAAAATACTTTTCTGAAAAATTCAGCAAGGAAAATCTGAAGGATCAATATGTTAATTTTGATATTGCGTCTATTGAAGAGTTTCTCGGCATTCTCGAAAATAATGAGATCACCGGCCTTAATGTTACCATACCCTATAAGGAAGCGATAATTCCATATTTGGATAAACTTGATCCTCATTCAAATAAAATTCAGGCGGTCAACACCATCAAATTTGAACATGATGGTACGATCACCGGATATAACACAGATTACTGGGGATTCTTAAATGCACTCAAACCTCATCTAAAACCTCAGCATACAAACGCTCTAATACTTGGAACAGGCGGAGCTTCAAAAGCTATTGCCTATGCCCTTGAGCTACTTGACATCAATTATAAATTCGTTTCAAGAAAACCTGAAAAGGAGCAATTCTCATATTCAGACCTGGATAAAGACATTTTAGATTCTTACACCCTCATCATTAATTGTACTCCTTTAGGCACTCACCCAAAGGTAGAGGCCTGTCCAGACCTGCCATTTCAATTCATTTCTAAGCAACACCTGGTTTTCGACCTTATCTACAATCCTTCTGAAACAAGATTAATGAAACTTTCATCAGAAAAAGGAGCACTGACACTGAACGGATTAGAGATGTTAAAACTTCAGGCGGAAAAAGCCTGGAACATCTGGAATTCCTGA